The Lactuca sativa cultivar Salinas chromosome 2, Lsat_Salinas_v11, whole genome shotgun sequence genome includes a window with the following:
- the LOC111900289 gene encoding uncharacterized mitochondrial protein AtMg00810-like: MAYFLLYVDDIVLTNTSPELIQQIMTTLAGEFSMIDLGPLNYFLGIAVTRDQMGMFLSQKKYDLEILEKAHMLNCKPTRTPTDASSKLSASGPPICLFMHDHHEPHLNELKRILHYIRGTSSFGIQLYVSSSQQLVAYSDADWARCPDSRRSTSGFCIFLGQNLVSWSSKRQSTVSRSSVVAEYHGVANVVGETS, translated from the exons ATGGCTTATTTTCTCTTATATGTCGACGATATTGTTCTTACAAACACCTCACCCGAGTTAATTCAACAGATCATGACTACCCTAGCTGGCGAATTCTCCATGATTGATTTGGGACCTCTTAATTATTTTCTTGGTATTGCTGTGACTCGTGATCAAATGGGTATGTTCTTGTCTCAAAAGAAATATGACTTAGAGATTCTTGAGAAGGCTCACATGCTGAACTGTAAACCTACACGCACTCCAACCGATGCCTCCTCCAAGTTATCTGCTTCCGGACCCCCT ATTTGTCTCTTTATGCATGATCATCATGAACCTCATCTCAATGAGCTTAAACGTATTCTTCACTACATTCGTGGTACATCCTCTTTCGGTATTCAGTTGTATGTATCATCTTCTCAACAATTAGTTGCCTATTCTGATGCGGATTGGGCTAGGTGTCCGGATTCCCGGCGGTCTACTTCTGGTTTCTGTATTTTCTTGGGTCAGAATTTGGTATCTTGGTCCTCTAAACGACAGTCCACTGTCTCTCGTTCAAGTGTTGTGGCGGAATATCATGGGGTTGCAAATGTTGTGGGAGAAACTTCTTAA